DNA from Krasilnikovia cinnamomea:
TGCCACTGCCCGCCCTGTCCCCCGTCCTGACCGAGCTGGCCGGTTACGAGGGTCTGGTCACGGACGTCACCTCGGTCAAGGGCCCGGTCCGCGACCTGGTCCGGCAGCACCTACCGGCCGCCGCGTACGTCGGTGGGCATCCGATGGCCGGCAAGGAGACCTCCGGCTTCGCCGCGGCCGACCCGGGCCTGTTCACCGGCTGCGCCTGGGTGCTCTGCCTGGAGCCGGGAGAGACCGCCCTGCCCGGGTGGCTGGCGATGGCCCGGCTGGTCACCGCGCTGGGCGCCCGCGCCGTGCCGGCCACGGCCGCCGAGCACGACCGTGCGGTCGCCGCCGCCAGCCACGTCCCGCATCTGCTGGCCGCCGCGCTGACCACCGCGGTCGCGGGCGACCCGCTGGCCGCCGCGCTGGCCGCCGGTTCGTTCCGGGACGGCACCCGGGTCGCCGCCACCCGGCCGGAACTCATCGCGGCCATGTGCGGGGGCAACGCCGCGGCGGTCGGCCCCGCGCTCGACGGCGTCCTGAAGACGCTGGGTGAGCTGCGCGCCGCGCTCGACGGACCGGACCCGGTCGCGGCGCTGCGTCCACTGCTGGCCCCGGCCAGTTTGGCGCGCGCGGCCTGGCCGGTGGTCGCGGGCACGGTGGTCGAGGTGCCCTGGCACGCCGACGCCCTGCTGGAGCTGGGCCGCGCCGGCGGCTGGGTGACCGGGGTGGACGACGAGCGCCGGGTGTTGCGGGCCGTGCGACCCGAAACTGTCGGTGGTCGGCCATAGGCTGAGCGGCGTCGCAGGACCGAGACGAAGGAGTCAGCACATGCCCGGTCAGGTCGGTCCGATCGCCACCGAGCAGGAGGGCCTGCTCGCCTATCTCACCCAGATGCGCTACGTCCTGAAACTCACCGCGTACGGCCTCACCGACGAGCAGCTGCGGGCCACCCCGTCCGCGAGCACACTGAGCGTCGGCGGCCTGGTCAAACACTGCGCCTCCACCGAGGAGAACTGGATCGCCACGATCCGCAAGGAGTCGCGCCCGATCGACTTCCAGAAGTACGCGGACGACTTCAAGCTCGCCGACGGCGAGACGATAGACGACGTGTTCGCCCGCTACGACCGCGCCGCCGAGCACACCGAGGAGACGGTCCGCGAGCTCGGGGATCTGAGCTACTCCGTCCCGGTCGACCGTTCCGTGCCGTGGAACCGCCCGGATCTTGACGAATTCTCCCTGCGCTGGGTGCTGCTGCACCTCATCCAGGAGACCGCCCGGCACGCCGGGCACGCGGACATCGTGCGGGAGAGCATCGACGGGGCCACCGCGTACCCGCTGATGGCGGCGGCCGAGGGCTGGCCCGAGACGAGCTGGCTCAAACCCTGGAAACCAGCCTCATAGGAACGCGCGTCAGGGCTTGTCGCCACGATCCAGGCGGATCAGCCGCCGGTCCGTGACGATCGCGGTGACCAGGTCGTACGGCGTGACGTCGAAGGCCGGATTCACCGCGTCCGACAACGTGGTCACCTCGGCGGCGCCCCGGTCCTCGATCTCGACCGCGGCACCGCCGGGAGTGTCGGAGTCCACCGTGGACTCCGGCGCGACCACGATGAAGGGCAGCCCGGCGCGGCGCGCGCCGAGGGCGTGCGCGTACGTCCCGATCTTGTTGATGACGTCGCCGTTGGCGCAGATCCGGTCCGCGCCGAGGATCACCGCGTCGACGTCGCCACGCGCCATGAGGAACGGCCCGGCCGAGTCGACCGCCACCCGGAAGTCCACTCCCCAGCGGGCCAGCTCCCACGCGGTGAGCCGGGCACCCTGCATCAGCGGGCGGGTCTCGCTGGCGATCACCCCGGCCAGTGCGCCACGCCGGTGCAGTTCGCCGACGACCCCCAGCGCCGTACCGGTGGTGACCGTGCACAGGCCCCCGGTGTTGCAGTGGGTCAGCAGGCGGGGCCGCGTCCCGCACAACTCGCTCACCAGGTCGGCGCCGCGCACGGCCATCGCCTCGGACGACGCGACCTCCTCGTCGCGCACCGCGTACGCCTCCCGCAGCACCGCCGACGATCCCCCGGGCAGCAGCGCCGCCGCCCGCCGGACGCCACGGGCCAGGTTGACCGCCGTCGGGCGGGCGGTCTCGATCTCGTGTACGGCAGCCGCCAGCCCGGCCGGGTCACCCGCGAACTGCCGCGCGGCCAACGCCACCCCGAACGCCCCGGCGACCCCGAGCGCCGGTGCGCCGCGTACGGCCAGCGATCGGATGGCCGCGATGAGCTCGGCCACCGTGGCGATGCGCAGCACCCGCAACTCGCCGGGCAGGGCGGTCTGGTCGATGAGCTCAATCCACCCCGCGTCGTCGGCGCCCGCGCTGGCGGCGTCAGGGCG
Protein-coding regions in this window:
- a CDS encoding prephenate dehydrogenase — encoded protein: MHPCPYGPPAARCGRVTRVDVAVIGLGLIGGSLAQALATAGHRIIGFDADPATRGTARTAAAQAAPQARWQVAGRLRDAVAHAELVALAVPLPALSPVLTELAGYEGLVTDVTSVKGPVRDLVRQHLPAAAYVGGHPMAGKETSGFAAADPGLFTGCAWVLCLEPGETALPGWLAMARLVTALGARAVPATAAEHDRAVAAASHVPHLLAAALTTAVAGDPLAAALAAGSFRDGTRVAATRPELIAAMCGGNAAAVGPALDGVLKTLGELRAALDGPDPVAALRPLLAPASLARAAWPVVAGTVVEVPWHADALLELGRAGGWVTGVDDERRVLRAVRPETVGGRP
- a CDS encoding DinB family protein, with protein sequence MPGQVGPIATEQEGLLAYLTQMRYVLKLTAYGLTDEQLRATPSASTLSVGGLVKHCASTEENWIATIRKESRPIDFQKYADDFKLADGETIDDVFARYDRAAEHTEETVRELGDLSYSVPVDRSVPWNRPDLDEFSLRWVLLHLIQETARHAGHADIVRESIDGATAYPLMAAAEGWPETSWLKPWKPAS
- the mtnA gene encoding S-methyl-5-thioribose-1-phosphate isomerase is translated as MRTIDWVTAAARPDAASAGADDAGWIELIDQTALPGELRVLRIATVAELIAAIRSLAVRGAPALGVAGAFGVALAARQFAGDPAGLAAAVHEIETARPTAVNLARGVRRAAALLPGGSSAVLREAYAVRDEEVASSEAMAVRGADLVSELCGTRPRLLTHCNTGGLCTVTTGTALGVVGELHRRGALAGVIASETRPLMQGARLTAWELARWGVDFRVAVDSAGPFLMARGDVDAVILGADRICANGDVINKIGTYAHALGARRAGLPFIVVAPESTVDSDTPGGAAVEIEDRGAAEVTTLSDAVNPAFDVTPYDLVTAIVTDRRLIRLDRGDKP